The nucleotide sequence CAAATCATCAGCCGTTCGTTCAATGGCGTAAGCGGGAATAATCCGTCGTTCGCTCCCGCCGTTAACCGCGACGGCAGTACAATGGCATTTCGTTCCTCCAGCGATAATCTGGTCACGGGGGACAGTAATTTTACGGACGATTTCTTCTATGTATTGTTGGGTCAGTCGAATGAGGATGTCATTCCTCCAACATGGCCGGCGAATAGCGCCATTACAGTAATCGCGACAGATCCCCACTCGGTTACCCTCCAATGGCCGAGTGCGGAAGATAACCAAGGTGTTACTTCTTATCGGTTGCAATACGGGAGTGGCCAACTGCAGATGGTACCCGGTCATTCTTTGACTGCTGTAATCGACGGTCTGTCTCCCTCCACGAGTTATCGTTTTTCCTTAACGGCGGTTGACGCTGCCGGCAACATGAGTGCGAGCAGCCTCTCCGTCGATGCGTCCACGACGGCGGAATCGGATGGCAATATCAATCTGCTTTACGCAAAAGCGTACGCGACATTGAAATACCGTAATTATATCGGAATAGGCGATCGACTGAATATACTAGCCGCCGGGGATTCCGGATTAAAGGGTGAAGCAGTCGTAGCCTATGTAGATCAGAATGGAGTAGAGAGGACAACGGTTGTCGAACTGACGGAACAGTCGGGGAACCAGGTAGCTCGTTATGTGGGAAGCTATCTTGTGGCTGAAGGGGTTACGGAGATCCAGAGCGTGGAAGCCACTTTAAGTAACGCGGAACAGCATGTCACGAATAATGCGGATATGATTCCCATGAAGGTGGGTGGAAACGTTCGATTGCTCTTGGAGCCTTCTGTGGCGGAAAGGTTGAAAGGCGCTTATCTGTTGGCAGGTTCCGCCAATCAGAGGGTGAATGCCAGCACTAGACTGGACGGCAGCGCTGCCATAATGCTCGAGAATCTCCCACCGGATAATTATGAATTTTCGATTGTACTCCCCGGCGGATCCCAAGTTATGTTGAATAACTCACGCTTTACCGTAGAACAAGGCAAAACCTCCGAGTTCCCGGTCAGCGGTCGATTGCCGGTTGTGCTTCACTTACAAATTTCGGCGCAGGGCGGGGAAATATGGGATGCGGACTTGTCGGTGGTCGGTCCCAATGATGGCGCGGTGTATCAAAGAGTTTCGGTAAACGGACCAGACGGATACAAATTGGATGGATATCACGAGGGGGATCGGTTAATAATCGACGTTCGTCCTCGGAGACCCGACTTTTTACCCGCCCATTTTGAATACGAGGTCAACGACTCCTGGGATCAGGCGTTCAACCTGTCGATGGAAAAACGGCCGACGGTAACGCTGCATGGACAAGTGAAAAATAGCTTGGGAGAACCGATAAGCGGTGCAGTCGTCCTATCGAATCAACAGGTGGAGTCGTGGTATGTGAGCAACAAAGCCACCACGAATGTCGACGGTTTCTATTCTTTGCCGCTTTATGAAGGATTCACCGATATCAGTATTAGCGCCGAAGATTTCCGTACGAATAACTATCGTGTTAATTTACTTAGAGGAGACGACCTTCCCCGCAATTACGTCTTAGAAAAAACGAAAGAGACGGAAGTCAGGTTGAATATATACACCAAAGCTCCGGGGGGCGACTGGATCGGACCGATGGATTTGGATTGGCGGATACTGGCTCACTTTAGATTCCAAGCCAAGCTTCCTCAGAAAAACAACGGTGTACATGATGAGAATACCATGACTTTCTATGCGATCCCGGGAGAAAATATCCAATTATGCGTGGACGGAATAGAAGCAGGATTTCCCGCCGCATGCGGAGATGCCATCGCGGATCCAACTAAAGTTTCTACGATAGAAATTCGCCTTGAGCAATTCGATATGCAGGTTCAGGGCCAATTGTCAGGAATATCGAGTGAAACGGCCGTTTCCGGTATTCTTTACGCCGTAGAGCCAGACGGCAAACGTCGCATGGTCAACAGTCGGATGTTCCGATCTGATTATCGATTCAGCATAGAAAAGCCGGGCAAGTACTTCATGTATTTCTCGACCGCATCCGGGTATTCAGCCAATGAGACGTTCGATATTGCACCCAGACAAACCAAAAATCTTGGGCTTATACAGCTTTCTCCACCGGGAATCTACGGAGGCATGCCAGGAAACGAGTTGAGGGCAGTAACTCCGCAAACGATGCCGGGTGGGTTGCTGCAATTGAGGACGTTGTATCGTAATTCCGGAACCGTATCTACGTCAGATACCCGCGTTTTGCTAAATATACCCGCTGGAACGTCGCTTGTGGGGAACAGCGTAACGGTGAACGGGGTTCCTGTATCAGCGGTCGGATCCGGAAGCTCTTACGTGATTCCTCTGGGCGAGATCGGAGGACAACAAGACGGGGTAGTGACGTATCTCTTACGGTTAGAGGATTCATACAACGGCAGAACCGTTTCGGTTACGCAAGGTATGGCGTATAAGCTAAACGGAAGCGAGAAAGTGGAAAACTTCGGTGAAGCCTCGGCCAATATTACACAAATTACTTTGAAGGCACCTAACATTACTGGGCAGAAGGTTATTACCGTGTACGGAATCGCTCCGCCGGGAAGCAACGTCACCATCATGGACGGCCGCCTTGTGCTTGGGTTTACGCAGGCCTCTCCATCCGGCATGTGGCACGCTACGGTTCGATTGACCGACAAGGATGTATCATCCGTTCATTCGTTAACGGCACAGGCCCAGTCCCTTCCGGATAACCGGGAGATCATTTCCGAGCAGGTTACCGTTCGATATGAAAATGATTTCGTGGAAATCACGCATGCTAACTTGAGTCAACAATTCGAGAGGAACGTCAGTTTCGATCCTAGCAAAGGCACTGCCGTGTTTCCTTTCGTATACGTCCCCGGTTGGGGACTCGTAGTCAATCTCGGTTTTTCGAACGCCGCAAGAGTCAGTAATGTGAGAGTGGGAATAGGTAATTCTGGCGCGCCTATGGGCCCAATAGGGGGTGAAAGCTATTCGGGATACGTTAACCCGAGCGTGCCGGGAGCGATTCAAGTCGAGTACGACGTAAGTAGAAACCTTACGGTCGACACATTACCGGATGCGGATTCCAAAAAAAACCAACTACCTTCGGCTTTTCGGAATATCCAGTGGTCCGCTCCGGCGGTGAAAGCCTCGCCCCAGGATCCATTGAACTTCAGTTCCAATAGTAAAGGGACAATGAAGGTAAAGGGCAAAGAAGCGGGAGTCGATATCGGAATCGCGTTCAAGCCCGCAAGCTATACGCCGACAGCCAATGACTTGAGTAATGCTCAGTCTACCGGCATCTCGATTTACGGCCTGTCATTCGACTACTCGGAAATCGGAGGCACTCTGAGTTTTCAAATAAAAGGCTATATGCCGGAGGATGCGTTCCGGGAGGTCGGCGGTGCGGTCGCCATTCAACAGCTGAGTTCAATTCTCTCCACACCGGCTAATCCCCAAGCGAAGCTTATTAAAGTAGCCGCTGCTCCGGTCAAAATCATTGAAATGACCGTAAATGGAGCCATGCAGCTCGGTTGGGGACTTGGCGAAGCCTTCGACGATGTTAGCGATGGATTGGAAAATCAGGGTAAGCTGAAACAGCTGGAGCAAATCATCGATGACGTTTCCTCCGGCTGCAGTCCGCAACAGGCGAGCAAATATAGGGACTGGGCGAATAAAATCGCCAACCAGTTCATGGCGCAGGAGGTTGCGAAATGGGCCATGATCGGGGCCGGCTTGTTCCTAGGACCCGAAACGTTCGGATTGGGAACCATTGCAATGATGATGCTTACGGAAACAATAGAAGCGGGATTGGACTCCCGAATCGATAAGCAAATCGCCGCATTGGGAAAGTCGATCGCGAGTAACCCCGATTGCGAGGAAAAGGAGAAAAAACGAGACATAGTGGCCGATCCGAAGTGGATTTACGATCCGAGCGGATTCGTGTACGAGGTCGATCCCTCTAATCGGATCGAGGGCGTAACGGCTACCGCGATGTATTGGGATGAAGCTGCTGAGGTATGGAAAGTATGGGATGCGGAATGGTACGGGCAGAACAATCCGTTGTCCACCGACATGCACGGCAAATATGCATGGGATGTGCCGGAAGGAAAATGGAAGGTGATCTTCAGCAAGGAAGGATATTCTCAGGCACAGAGCGATGAGTTGACCGTTCTGCCGCCGCATACCGACGTAAATGTCGCGATGGTGTCCATTCTGCCTCCTCAAGTGAAATATGCCGCGGCAATGCCAGGGGGGCGAATCGATGTGACCTTCGACCGGTACGTGATACGGAGCGCGGTCAATGAAGACACTTTAACGGTAACGACCGAAGGTGCGGATGGAGAAAGGGTCCCCGTACCCGGAACGGTTGAAGCCATCGACTCTGTCTTGTACAAAGGTTCGTGGACCGCGCGGCATTACCGCTTTAAGCCGACCTTGCCAATAAAAGTCGGGGTTAAGTTGCAACTGCGCATCGAGCAAGGAGTGCCGGGGTATAACGACATGCCGTTGCCGGAAACCGTCATTCGCTCCTTTATCGTGCCTGAGCTGGCCATACATCTGCAGGTATCGGGAGAAGCGGCATTCGGAGCCACCCGGGAAATGGCGCTTCAATGGCGCAATCCGGATGATCCCGAGTTCCGGACTACGAGAGTGAAATGGAAAGCCGCCGGGGATAGCGACTATCGGACTTTAAACGTTCCCGTAGGCGACGAATTCGTCCTATTGAATGCACTCAAGCCTGACACCTCCTACCAAATCGTGATTCAAGCCCTTTATGCGGATGGAGGTACTTCGGAGAGAACTCTTACCGCACGCACGGCGCAAGAAGAGGCCGTTCCGGACTTGACGCAGCCTCTTGCCGTTGATGATGCGGCCGTGAGCGTAACCGGAACGAAGGCGACCGTTACATGGAAGATGCCGGTCGAATCGGGCGATATTTCCGAAGTTACGGTAGAGTGGAAAGCTGCAGACACCGATGAGGAGGCATACCGGGAATCCGTCGGCCGCGACTCCGTTTCTCATACGTTGAACGGATTGAAGCCGCACACAAAATATCAATTTACAGTCACGGCATGGGATTCGGCCGGCAACCGCTCGCCTGGTGTGCTACTGATGGCCACGACCGGCGATCAAGCGCCTAGTGATCCCGGCAATCCCGGCAGCTCAGGTGGCGCTCCGATGGATCAGGCAGGGGATCTCGATATCCATAAGATTACTGCGCTGGGAGGCACCATTGAAGCGTTTAAAGGTAATCTCCGGCTTCATATCCCAGAAAACGCGTATCATGGCCCTGCGGAAATCCGGATCGGCACAACCAAGAACCCGTCTCTACCCGATGATCGCCTATGGTTTGCCTTGTCTGACGTCTACTCCATTACCGAACGCAATGGCGTTGTTCCCGCTAAGCCGCTGCGATTGGATCTGTCATACGACAAGACAAAATTGAAAGGAAGAGATGCACAGAGATTGGGCATCTACCTCCAAGACCGTCATGATCCTAAGCTTTGGCGATACGTCGGGGGAGCCGTCGATAAGTCCCTTTCCCGAATTTCAGTGAACATCGAGGAATACGGCACGTACGCGGTACTTCTCTACGACCGGACATTCCCGGACATCCTCGGCCATTGGAGTCAAGTCGGCTTGGAGGTTCTCATTAGCCGCCACTTTATCGAGGGTATGGGGAACAATACCTTTCAGCCGGAACGAAAAATCACAAGAGCCGAAATCACTCGCCTTTTGGTGTCGCTGTTGAAAGGGCTTCGGAAGGTACCGCCGAATGGCAATGCAATGACGTTCCAAGATGTCGATTCGGACGCTTGGTACTACGAATCCGTTATGGAAGCATCCCGCATGGGATTGGTTCAGGGGGATAAAGGCAGGTTCCGGCCTAACGATCCTGTAACGCGCGAGGAGTTGGCTGTATTGTTCGGCCGGGTGCTGGGAATCGTCGAGGAAGATCCGGAAGCGGGCAACATTCCCGTACGATCGTTTAAAGACGAACAAGACATTTCCAACTGGGCTCGCGAGGCAATGGCAATTGCCGTGGCGAAAGGACTGATTCAAGGAAGCGACGATCAGAAGCTACATCCGAAGTCTTTCGCCAGCAGGGCTCAAGCGGCCATCATGTTTTACCGTTTGTTAGGACTTCTTAAGCTGTTGTAAAACACTACTGATTAGAACGGTGACCCGAAAGAGGTATACTTCGACGAAGTGACCTCTTTCGGGTCTTTGTTGTTCTTTTCATAAACTTCATCTGTTTCTCTCAGACTTAAGACGGACATCTTCTCCGCTATGCGACGGGTACATAAATTCTTAAGTTAATATATACTGAGGGCAGATACATAAGGGAGTGTTTGGAAATGCGTAAATTCACAGGATTACTGTTAATAGGATTTGGCATAATCGTCTTAGTTTATATTTTGAACCCATCAGATGGTAAGCGAGGTGATTGGTTCGGGTTAAGTAAAGAGATTAATGAGCAACGGACTGCGGAGGCTAGTTCACTCCATCACCTAACCATTGATGCAGACAGTACAAATATTCGTTATGTTAAGAGTAGCTCAAACACGGATAAAGTAGTTGCAAAGCTTACTGGGAGTTCTAGCAGGCAGGTGGAGCTGCTTGTTGAAGAACAGGGTGACAAACTTAAAATTACTGTAGACTCATCCCAAAGGGGAATAATCTTTTGGGGGTTCAATAACCTAACGTTAGACATTGAAGTGCCGGAGAAACACTGGGATACACTTCACGTCGAGACGGGAAGCGGTAAGATCGAAGCTGAACAGACGACTGCCGATGTGGTTGTGCTAAATACAGGCAGCGGTAATATTGATGTGAAAGGTATTGTGGCGGAAGAAATTCGGTTGGAAGTAGGATCGGGTAACATTGAGGTGAATGATTTTAAGAGCAAGGAACTCAAGTTCCAAACAGGCAGCGGCAATGCAAAATTGTTTGATGGTGCAGCGGCTATTGTGGGGGGAACAGGATCGGGCAACATTCGAATTGAAGTGGAGGAGCTGTTATACGGGGCGGATTTGCATACGGGCAGTGGTAATGTAACCGTATTAACAGCTAAGCAGCCGATGGATCTGCGGGTTGATTTTCAAGGCGGATCGGGCAATGGTAAAGTGCGATACAACGCGTTCCAGATAAGCAGTCAAGATCGAGATCAGCTTGAGGGGACTTTTGGTACAGGAGAGAAGTTATTAAAGGTACGCACAGGGTCTGGTAATTTCTCGCTTGAGCCGAAGTGAGTGTAAATACATCGCCATGCGGCTTGTACGCATGGGCGATGTATTGTGCACTTATGGGGCTGTTTCACTTCAAGAAGATATAGGCAGGTTCCTTAATCGCTTCGATGTCGGCCTTATCCACTGCTAAATAATCCATTTCCCTCTGGTCCTTGATTTTCAACGCCTCGACAATCTCTTCTACAACCTTGGCCTTATACTCCGTCGGAATGATAATCCGCGGATTCAACTGTTGCATCACCTTGATTGTCGTATCTTTCTTGATGTTGTACGATGGCGCATAGTTGAAGTAGTCAAGGACGATGTCCAGCTTGCCGAGCTCTTTCAACTGATCCTCGGTCAACTCATCCTGGCCGAGTCCCCCTATATAGGCGATTCTAAGCCCGTCGACCTCGTAGACGTAAATAACGTTTGTCGGAGCTTCCGGCACGATCGGATCTGTCGACTGCGAAGCGGCCACCCCCGTTACCGTGATGTCTTTCACCGTGAATGTCTCGGCTTTCATCTCGGAAATCCGCGCGTTCGGATTGTAGGAATTGAAAGCTGCATCCTGATGGCTGTGATTGATGAAGCTCGAAGTAATGATATCCGCTTGAAGCAATCCGTTTTCAGTCGAAATATGGTTCGGGTCGGCTACAATAACGGTGCCCTCCTTCGAGACGATTGCGAAGGACATATGGTTACCGAATTTCGCGGTGACGGATTTGATCATCGTCTTGCCTGTTGTGTTTTTCAACGTCTCCGTGTCGATCTTCGGGCCTGTATCTTCAGGAGAAGCCTCCGAACTCTCCTCGCTGGTCGAATCCGATGCACCTGATTGAGGAGATGTTTGAATCGCATCGGCCAAGGTGGCGACAGTTTCCTCCTTCACTTTGCTGCATGCTTGCAGGACGATCAGACAGACAATTAGCACAAAAAGCCATAACCCTTGACGATAATTTCGATTCATTGTTCTTCCCCCAACTGTTTTTCTTCTATTGTATAAACCTTGCCGGGGGTGAACTATGAACAATTGGAAGCAATTTGATGCAGATTGGAAATGATGGAGCCGTGTGCCGTTATCCGTTTTTTTTCATCCAGCAGTAAGCGTTACGGTATTCGACTGGTGTCATGCCGGCGTATTTACGAAAGTGGCGAAAAAAGAGGGAGCTTTCAGGAATGCCGATGCGATTCATAATTTCGCCGGTAGGCAATGTCGTGTTTCGTAGCATGGAAGCGGCCATTTGCATGCGAACGTTGTTCAAATAGGTCATCATCGTCACACCGAGCGTCGCTTTGAATTGGTTGTTCAACGTTGTTTTGTTCGTGAGGAACGTCTTAGTGATTTCCTCAACCTTAATTTTCTGCTGATAGTTCGTGTGGAGATATCTCACGATCGGGGCAATCGTCGAAACGTCTTCTCTCACAACGTCCGGCGAACTAAAAGTGGTAGACTCTTGAATTCTTCGCACGAGATAGAGCATTTCTAGCATATAAGAACGGCTTCTGCAGGGCCACGAGTTATCGGGCTGGTGCGCGAGCTGCTCGGCAATATCTTCAAAAATCTGTGCGATATGGCGGGCATAGGTCGGATCGATCTGGAAATATCCGATGTAGCCACGATCGCGATCGCGAAAGGGCCGGAGGCACCAGAGATCCTGCGTGTCGGTAGTCGTTAATTCATCGGTTTGTGCATCCGGAATAAGAAATTCAAACTTCCGGTTCACGACCAGCGGGTGGAAGTACATGGAGCTACCCCGATATTGATTTTCTGCCTGCAGCTTCAATGATTCCCGCTCGTTCAAGCAGACGATGGCGGGGGCGACAATCGGATAGCTCTGCCCCGCGATTTCCAACGCTCCCGACCCCTCTTCAATTAAGATAAGTCGGTACCGTTCGCTAATCGGTGGCGCCGAAATCATGGATGTATGGCATTCGATTGACATATGGTGCACATAACCCTCGTAATACTGAAATCCGATCGTGGTCCATTCCATAAGCGGTTCTCTCCTATCGCTCATACCTGTTACCTTATTTCGGCATAAAGGTCAAAAAATCCTTGAAATTCATGTTCGTAAATCTCATTAATCCTTTCCAAAACGTTCCGGGATTGCTCTTTAAATTTATATTCCGCAGTCTGACCTTTCAGCAAAAACACGCCGGTCTCATTACGGTGTTCCCCGAGGGCTCCCTCATACAGCTGATTCGCGCCGTGGGTAGGCGGAGAGAAAAACAGCTTCATTAGTAAATTAACCACTAGGGGTAGTCCGGATTTTTTCCCTTTTCTAAGTGTGTTATTGCCACCCGGATCAACGCTGCGGATCTTAATGTCTTCCTTGGCGAGCTGAGGCGCTATAGCCTGAGTCCACAGCGAAAGCGCCAGCTTGGAAGTGGCATAAGGACCAAACAGCTTGCGAAAGGTTTTCGGGCGTTCTAGGATTTCGATATTAAACTCTTTCACATAGTTTAGTGCTGAAGAGGAGGTGTTGATCACTGTCTTTAAGCTCCCGTTTTTTATGAGTTCCTTCAATTCCATAAGAATGATATACGGAACGACCGTCAACAGCTCATAATGCATCTCGCGCCCTTGTTTCGAATAGCTTAGTTCAGAAAAGGCACTGCCGGCGTTGTTAAACAAAATATCGATCCGCTGCTCCTTGTCTTTGATCTCCCCCAAAGTCTTTCTCAAACTGGCATAATCGGTGAGATCCGCTGTTTTATAAATACGAAGCCATCCGTTCATGACAGCTTTTTGGATTTTCGTATCATCCTCCGGAAAGTCGGAACGGTTCAAAGCAACCACCTGCCAGTCCTCCGACAGCAATTTCCGGGTTAATTCCAGCCCAATCCCAGCGTTTGCGCCCGTAACCAGTGCAATATTTTCGCGTTTGTTCGTGTTCATTGTACGTCTCCTCCTATTGTCGGGATATTTTCCCTGATAGCGCACATTGTATAACTTGGAGTCGGCTCCAAGTCAAGGCGCGATAACAAAGTTCTGTCCTATGGATAAGAGATTTGACTTGGAGTCAGCTCCAAGATGTATAATGCACGGAGAAGGAAATTTTTGGGAGGGAACAGGATGGAGACTGAGCATACTTTTACGATAAAGCAGACCGCAGATACAATCGGAATTTCCGAGGATACGATCCGTTATTACGAAAAGATCGAGTTGCTTCCCCGAGCGGACCGGAAGGACAACGGACATCGCATTTACCGGCAGGAGGACATTAATACAATTCGGCTAATAACCTGCATGAAAAAAACGGGGATGAGACTGGAGGAAATGAAGCCGTTTTTGGGGGTCTCCGCCGATGCCGATCCCGCGGAATATCCCGAACTGGTGGAATTGTTAAGGAACCACCGAGACAATATCGTCGGCCAAATCGCCTCGCTGCAACAGGTCGTCGATTTTATCGACATAAAGCTGGAGGAAGGGAGATACCGCAGGGATTGCTCGAATGAAAGCCAGGACGGTGGTTCAAAGAAAATAATGAGGGAACCGAAACTAAAGCCCGTCTCACCCATCGAGATGAGTTATTTTTCCGCATCGGCCAAAGCGACAAGATAAAGATAGGCTCTGTCACATCAATTGAAGAAGAGACTTGCAACCACACAGGGATGCAAGTCTCTTCTTCGTTGTCTTCTACTTCTATGCCGAGAACGTGTTTGTTGATACGTTCTCACGCTCTGTCTTGATCCATCCCCATTTGCCCGTCGCCATTCTGTAGAAGGCGATGACCGACGCCGATATCCATAGGGATGCTGTGTAAATAGCGAATGTAGCCGTTAGTCCAGGGGCGGCATACCAAGGGATCTTGATGTTAGCGATCCGGCTATATGCAGGTAAAAATATAAGCTGGATCGAGAACGCCATCACCAGTTGAACGGTTGCCGGAACCCATCTGCCAAACTGGTCAAACCACACCATGAAATTGCTATAGGCATGCACCCATCCGAACAAAGACGCAAAACCTAACGCGTAATCGGCAGCAAGAATCAATGGGGTGACAATCATTAACAAGTACAGCGTCGAATCGAACTTCGTGATGAGGCGGCTGTCGCTGCGCCATAACGCTCCGATCCGCTTCCACACCTGATAGTGACCTTGGACCCAACGCGAACGCTGCTTCAATAGTCGAGGGAAGCTGGTTAAGCCATGCTGCACGACCGGCGTCTTCCCCGTAAAGCATATTCGTTGGCCCTGGCCTGTCAATGCGATCCCCAGGTCGATGTCTTCCGTTAACGCGCGACTCCACGGACGGTCACCGAGCGTCTGCATTGCCCGATAGCGCGTGAACTGCCCATTGCCACCCATTGCGACCGATGAGATCCAGTTGCGCGCTTTTTGAACGAAGTGGAAAAAAGCCTGAAATTCAATGTCTTGCAGCAGTAGCCACAAATTCTCGTTCGCGCCTTTAATTGACACTGGAGCTTGTACCGCCCCAATGTCCGCAGCGGCTTGGAATGTCGCAGTAACTTCTGTAAGGACTTTCTGGCTCAAGTACACATCCGCATCCGTTACGCCGACAATAATCTGATCATCGCTTAAATCTGGAAACCATATCTTCATTTGCGTCCGCGCCCACGCATACGCCATATTCAACGCCATCCCCTTACCTTGGCGCGCTTCGGGTGTATTGCGTTGGAACATGTGAATACGGGCTCCCTCATACTGCCGGACCACATCGCCCGTTCCGTCGTCGGAACCGTCATCAATGACGATCACATGCAAGCGTGCATCTAGCTTGTTCATCTGGGCACACGTGTCGCCAATCACCTTGACCTCATTAAGCGCTGGCACAAGCAGTACGAACCCTATGGCATTAAGGTCGGGATCAGGCGTCTTGAACTTTTTGAACGACCACACAAACATGATCAGATAATATAGTGACATTAATCCGAAGAAAGCAATGAAAATATCGACATTCACATACATCTTGATCCCGCCCTCCTTTAGTAGCTGAATGCCAGCGTTGCAAGCTGAGCGAACGAACTGTTTACTTTCAAGTCGAATGCGAAGCTCTTGCTGCTCTTATCGATTTTGAACGTATGTTTAATGAGAGGCTTAGTCTTGTCTTTGCCAAACCACTTGACGATAACGACGTTCGTGTCTGGGCGTAGTGCCTGAACACTGTAAGCGCCGTTCTTATCCGTGATTGTCGTAGCTGCCGTTTTCCATACGTTTTTGTATTTTTGCGTCTGTTTGTCCCAGACAGTCACTTGCACCGAAATGGTGACCGTGATATTGGCAAACGGTTTGCCACTGCCGTCTTTGACATTCCCTATAACCGCTACATATTTGTCTGATACAACTGTCGCCCCATGCGCTTCAAGCGCCGTTTGGTTCAACCCAAACAGGATGTACACGAACGCAATCATACCTGCGGACATCAGGGCTAGGAATGCTTTGCCCTTCTTCAATGTTCTTGGCGCTGCGTCCCCTTCATTTAACATGTTCAGCTCAACTGCCTTTCCGTCTTGAAATCTGGTGAAATACCTCAAAACTGAGGAAAGTCGCCAACCTAATGTAGCTTCTTCCCTCAGCCTTGAGATGTAACTGCTTA is from Candidatus Cohnella colombiensis and encodes:
- a CDS encoding fibronectin type III domain-containing protein — protein: MKRVDVTGKMKTAAKKRLQKFMISGLTVATLLGAIAPSIQAKQIDQQGLIRLAAEDLISLLSNDSGISPLAEPSIGPLEKIVITQSGQQPALSNTYPSVSEDGRFVAFASASNGIVPEDMNGVSDVFVYDRETKTTEIVSDLSANLWNNPSYNPVISLDGRYVIYAATNVYLADDVLPPIEPRNLFLYDRETKETKRVANGVIGNDSSPMGSYAISANGRYIAFYSYAANGVQDDLNGNWDLFLEDLWLGSTKRITSNPYASMLGSAPDHSALSMSPDGRYIAFESDQNNLVIGDTNNKTDVFVYDADKGETERVSVNSGGKQGDGRSFSPSISANGRFVAFASDSGNFSGENPSGWSAIYVHDRLSKATELRSSSSAAEPGDKSDPVLSADGRYLMYTQAKFDRSPVDVIVNDRVTGLSKVLSVGPEGEPANGDSRFPFITSNGRFVAFASMARNLTENPTTGDYYDIYFSEMTTAGGELPAWPDGSGLTSVQSGGKYALLTWPTAVFANSESKPVYRLYSTLRGTKKLQAVTDKTSYLVRGLDYETDYGFEVTAGNADTYRFMEVPLTTQVRTGLPDDTPPRKPSDFTVSKHTGGFTVTWKDPNDVDLSGLTVSWKKVGAKKFAKLPQISPGIQKADIDGILNSQVYDIKIEAFDVEGNSSEAVILTEKASDGFRIERMSVSEDRIQSTTLPDNLLNSHFGREYNNSVDISDDGRFFVFSSEAKNMAEIQTINSSPPSIYLYDRVEDTIQAISRDHGGDRDIDDAPRLMPKISGNGRFVVFQSLTDIEISPPSILLYDRDPDEDGIFDDDPENPPRVIASKRRGTIYYTQPSITDDGSQILYRSEDHNDNGAANNLYLYKTFYEEDMRLQLPEAYYINPQISGNGQYLVVETEANIDPLDTNGISDIYLFHLPDLKATWISKEMTGGSNSQNNEPSISADGRYVVFMHSDSDSYGVYLYDRVTLSTRRIAYTDDAPSEHPQISGDGRIVVYNGNGSQIVSIDLETNTEQIISRSFNGVSGNNPSFAPAVNRDGSTMAFRSSSDNLVTGDSNFTDDFFYVLLGQSNEDVIPPTWPANSAITVIATDPHSVTLQWPSAEDNQGVTSYRLQYGSGQLQMVPGHSLTAVIDGLSPSTSYRFSLTAVDAAGNMSASSLSVDASTTAESDGNINLLYAKAYATLKYRNYIGIGDRLNILAAGDSGLKGEAVVAYVDQNGVERTTVVELTEQSGNQVARYVGSYLVAEGVTEIQSVEATLSNAEQHVTNNADMIPMKVGGNVRLLLEPSVAERLKGAYLLAGSANQRVNASTRLDGSAAIMLENLPPDNYEFSIVLPGGSQVMLNNSRFTVEQGKTSEFPVSGRLPVVLHLQISAQGGEIWDADLSVVGPNDGAVYQRVSVNGPDGYKLDGYHEGDRLIIDVRPRRPDFLPAHFEYEVNDSWDQAFNLSMEKRPTVTLHGQVKNSLGEPISGAVVLSNQQVESWYVSNKATTNVDGFYSLPLYEGFTDISISAEDFRTNNYRVNLLRGDDLPRNYVLEKTKETEVRLNIYTKAPGGDWIGPMDLDWRILAHFRFQAKLPQKNNGVHDENTMTFYAIPGENIQLCVDGIEAGFPAACGDAIADPTKVSTIEIRLEQFDMQVQGQLSGISSETAVSGILYAVEPDGKRRMVNSRMFRSDYRFSIEKPGKYFMYFSTASGYSANETFDIAPRQTKNLGLIQLSPPGIYGGMPGNELRAVTPQTMPGGLLQLRTLYRNSGTVSTSDTRVLLNIPAGTSLVGNSVTVNGVPVSAVGSGSSYVIPLGEIGGQQDGVVTYLLRLEDSYNGRTVSVTQGMAYKLNGSEKVENFGEASANITQITLKAPNITGQKVITVYGIAPPGSNVTIMDGRLVLGFTQASPSGMWHATVRLTDKDVSSVHSLTAQAQSLPDNREIISEQVTVRYENDFVEITHANLSQQFERNVSFDPSKGTAVFPFVYVPGWGLVVNLGFSNAARVSNVRVGIGNSGAPMGPIGGESYSGYVNPSVPGAIQVEYDVSRNLTVDTLPDADSKKNQLPSAFRNIQWSAPAVKASPQDPLNFSSNSKGTMKVKGKEAGVDIGIAFKPASYTPTANDLSNAQSTGISIYGLSFDYSEIGGTLSFQIKGYMPEDAFREVGGAVAIQQLSSILSTPANPQAKLIKVAAAPVKIIEMTVNGAMQLGWGLGEAFDDVSDGLENQGKLKQLEQIIDDVSSGCSPQQASKYRDWANKIANQFMAQEVAKWAMIGAGLFLGPETFGLGTIAMMMLTETIEAGLDSRIDKQIAALGKSIASNPDCEEKEKKRDIVADPKWIYDPSGFVYEVDPSNRIEGVTATAMYWDEAAEVWKVWDAEWYGQNNPLSTDMHGKYAWDVPEGKWKVIFSKEGYSQAQSDELTVLPPHTDVNVAMVSILPPQVKYAAAMPGGRIDVTFDRYVIRSAVNEDTLTVTTEGADGERVPVPGTVEAIDSVLYKGSWTARHYRFKPTLPIKVGVKLQLRIEQGVPGYNDMPLPETVIRSFIVPELAIHLQVSGEAAFGATREMALQWRNPDDPEFRTTRVKWKAAGDSDYRTLNVPVGDEFVLLNALKPDTSYQIVIQALYADGGTSERTLTARTAQEEAVPDLTQPLAVDDAAVSVTGTKATVTWKMPVESGDISEVTVEWKAADTDEEAYRESVGRDSVSHTLNGLKPHTKYQFTVTAWDSAGNRSPGVLLMATTGDQAPSDPGNPGSSGGAPMDQAGDLDIHKITALGGTIEAFKGNLRLHIPENAYHGPAEIRIGTTKNPSLPDDRLWFALSDVYSITERNGVVPAKPLRLDLSYDKTKLKGRDAQRLGIYLQDRHDPKLWRYVGGAVDKSLSRISVNIEEYGTYAVLLYDRTFPDILGHWSQVGLEVLISRHFIEGMGNNTFQPERKITRAEITRLLVSLLKGLRKVPPNGNAMTFQDVDSDAWYYESVMEASRMGLVQGDKGRFRPNDPVTREELAVLFGRVLGIVEEDPEAGNIPVRSFKDEQDISNWAREAMAIAVAKGLIQGSDDQKLHPKSFASRAQAAIMFYRLLGLLKLL